The following proteins come from a genomic window of Terriglobia bacterium:
- a CDS encoding S41 family peptidase — MARSTRRSLGLIFVIILFCGALGALFGQKVSSTPATGDSDVQDNLKEFSQVYSVVEQNYAEQVDPDKAIYNGAIPGMLRVLDPHSNFFDPKSYALLREEQRGKYYGVGMQVGPRNNKVIVIAPFAGAPAYRVGIRPGDVIIAVDGKPTDNMSVSDVAELLKGPRGTTVKITVLREGAEKPLEFSVVRDEIPRYSVDVHFLIRPGIGYVHISGFQETTVDELNAALNDMGDVKGLILDLRQNPGGLLSEGVGVADKFLKKGQVIVSHHGRNSPEKVYRAAHGNGGKDYPLVVLVNRGTASAAEIVSGAIQDHDRGLIAGETTFGKGLVQTVYPLSENTGLALTTAKYYTPSGRLIQRNYSGLSLYDYYYNREDDAANVPMANREVKLTDSGRTVYGGGGITPDVKIPTPKPDHFQDVLLQKYAFFNFAKHYLVNHKVDKSFQVDENVMQEFRRFLDDQKIPFTELELAQDKDWVQTNIKAELFISQFGQQAGFIVRAEGDPEVSKALTLLPQAKELAENAQRIIAQRKQAQMAAQQNQ; from the coding sequence ATGGCCCGTAGTACGCGACGATCTCTTGGCCTGATCTTTGTAATCATTCTTTTCTGTGGCGCGCTGGGCGCCCTGTTCGGACAAAAGGTCAGCAGCACGCCTGCGACCGGCGACTCCGACGTGCAGGACAACCTGAAGGAGTTCTCGCAGGTGTACAGCGTCGTCGAACAGAATTATGCGGAACAGGTCGATCCCGACAAGGCCATCTATAACGGCGCTATTCCGGGCATGCTGCGAGTGCTTGACCCGCACTCGAACTTCTTCGATCCAAAGTCGTATGCGCTGCTGCGCGAAGAACAGCGCGGCAAGTATTACGGCGTCGGAATGCAGGTGGGCCCGCGCAATAACAAGGTCATCGTGATTGCTCCGTTCGCGGGCGCTCCGGCGTATCGAGTTGGTATCCGGCCCGGCGATGTCATCATCGCGGTGGACGGCAAACCGACGGACAACATGAGCGTCAGCGATGTTGCCGAGTTGCTGAAGGGACCCCGCGGCACGACGGTGAAGATCACGGTGCTGCGCGAGGGCGCGGAAAAACCTCTGGAGTTCTCGGTGGTGCGCGATGAGATTCCTCGCTACTCGGTGGACGTTCACTTCCTGATCCGGCCGGGCATCGGGTATGTCCATATCTCGGGGTTCCAGGAGACAACGGTTGACGAGCTGAACGCGGCGCTGAACGATATGGGCGACGTCAAGGGCCTGATTCTCGATCTTCGGCAGAACCCGGGCGGACTACTGAGCGAAGGCGTCGGCGTGGCGGACAAGTTCCTGAAGAAGGGACAGGTGATCGTCAGTCATCATGGACGGAACTCGCCGGAGAAGGTCTATCGGGCGGCGCATGGCAACGGCGGCAAGGATTATCCGCTGGTGGTGCTGGTGAATCGCGGAACAGCTTCGGCGGCGGAAATCGTGTCGGGTGCGATACAGGACCACGATCGTGGATTGATTGCCGGTGAGACGACATTCGGCAAGGGTTTGGTACAAACGGTGTATCCGCTGAGCGAGAACACCGGACTGGCACTGACGACGGCGAAGTACTACACGCCGAGCGGACGGCTGATCCAGCGCAATTACTCGGGCCTGTCGCTGTACGACTACTACTACAATCGCGAAGACGACGCGGCGAACGTGCCGATGGCAAATCGCGAAGTAAAGCTGACGGACAGCGGGCGCACGGTGTATGGCGGCGGAGGAATCACGCCGGACGTGAAGATACCCACGCCAAAACCGGATCACTTCCAGGACGTGCTGCTGCAGAAGTACGCGTTCTTCAATTTCGCCAAGCACTACCTGGTGAATCACAAGGTGGACAAGAGCTTCCAGGTGGACGAGAACGTGATGCAGGAGTTCCGGCGCTTCCTTGACGATCAGAAGATTCCGTTCACGGAACTGGAACTGGCACAGGATAAAGACTGGGTTCAGACGAACATCAAGGCAGAACTGTTCATCAGCCAGTTCGGACAGCAGGCAGGCTTCATCGTAAGGGCGGAAGGCGATCCTGAGGTCTCCAAGGCCCTGACACTGCTGCCACAGGCGAAAGAACTGGCGGAAAACGCGCAGCGAATCATCGCCCAGCGCAAGCAGGCACAGATGGCAGCTCAGCAGAATCAATAG